Proteins encoded together in one Deinococcus hopiensis KR-140 window:
- a CDS encoding DNA-directed RNA polymerase subunit alpha, which yields MDQKRPQLKARVDGDYGEFVLEPLTRGYGVTIGNPVRRILMSSIPGTAVTSVYIEDVLHEFSTIPGVKEDVIRLILNLKELVVRFHAPGPKTLTLRAQGEGVVKASAFEVPSDAEIVNPDLTIATLAEDGKLVMEVRVEEGEGYVPADKHSTKDRINSIPVDAVFSPVRRVAYHVENTRVGQQTDLDRLILRVWTDGSTGPQDALDKAVEILRDELTVFGNVEALPAIVPEVAPVFTPAPNVYDLPRQPELSINPQPFPTDLDTPRVTLEGLGLTTRVLHSLKEEGIDSVDALCALSDRDLKKVPGIGERSLDEIKQQLAQFGLALRD from the coding sequence GTGGATCAAAAGCGCCCTCAACTCAAGGCCCGCGTCGACGGTGATTACGGCGAGTTCGTGCTCGAACCGCTCACGCGTGGCTACGGCGTCACCATCGGGAACCCTGTGCGGCGCATCCTGATGTCCTCGATCCCCGGTACCGCCGTGACGAGCGTGTACATCGAAGATGTGCTGCACGAGTTCTCGACCATTCCCGGCGTCAAGGAAGACGTTATCCGCCTGATCCTGAACCTCAAGGAACTCGTGGTGCGTTTCCACGCCCCCGGTCCCAAGACCCTGACGCTGCGCGCTCAGGGCGAGGGCGTGGTCAAGGCCAGCGCCTTCGAGGTACCCAGCGACGCCGAGATCGTCAACCCCGACCTCACCATCGCCACGCTTGCCGAGGACGGCAAGCTGGTCATGGAGGTGCGCGTTGAGGAAGGCGAAGGGTACGTGCCCGCCGACAAGCACTCCACCAAGGACCGCATCAACTCGATCCCGGTGGACGCGGTGTTTTCCCCGGTGCGCCGCGTGGCCTATCACGTGGAAAATACCCGTGTGGGTCAGCAGACAGACCTTGACCGCCTGATCCTGCGCGTCTGGACCGACGGTTCCACGGGTCCTCAAGACGCCCTGGACAAGGCCGTTGAGATTCTGCGCGACGAGCTGACGGTCTTCGGCAATGTCGAGGCCCTGCCCGCCATCGTGCCCGAGGTGGCCCCGGTGTTTACCCCGGCCCCCAACGTGTACGATCTGCCCCGGCAGCCCGAGCTGAGCATCAACCCCCAGCCGTTTCCTACCGATCTCGACACGCCCCGCGTGACCCTCGAAGGCCTGGGCCTGACCACCCGAGTGCTGCATTCCCTCAAGGAAGAAGGCATCGACAGCGTGGACGCCCTGTGCGCCCTCAGCGACCGGGACCTGAAAAAGGTGCCGGGCATCGGTGAGCGCAGCCTGGACGAGATCAAGCAGCAGCTGGCCCAGTTCGGGCTGGCCCTCAGAGACTAA